One part of the Aneurinibacillus sp. REN35 genome encodes these proteins:
- a CDS encoding CBS and ACT domain-containing protein encodes MLVEDIMKRDVITVDPSDSIRLALLKVHQYRVRHLPVVSCGKLVGIISDRDVRDACPSVISEPHQDDDKVLNTPVSSIMRKDVITTHPLDFVEEAALSLYDNRIGCLPVVVDDELKGIITETDILHTLVELMGVHYPSSHIEVEVEDRTGLLADVATIFKEAKCNVTSVLVLPGKHLGKKNLVFRVQTIDPRHVVAKIEEAGYRIVWPRESEGLV; translated from the coding sequence ATGCTTGTGGAAGATATTATGAAGCGTGACGTAATTACTGTAGATCCATCCGATTCCATTCGGCTTGCGCTTTTGAAGGTTCATCAATACCGGGTCCGTCACTTACCGGTTGTCTCTTGCGGAAAGCTCGTCGGCATTATTTCTGATCGGGATGTCCGGGACGCCTGTCCTTCCGTTATCAGCGAGCCGCACCAAGATGATGATAAGGTGCTTAACACCCCTGTGTCTTCCATTATGCGCAAAGATGTTATTACGACTCACCCGCTGGACTTTGTAGAAGAAGCGGCGCTCTCACTCTATGATAATCGCATCGGCTGCCTGCCTGTCGTCGTGGATGACGAATTAAAAGGAATCATTACAGAGACAGATATTCTGCACACGCTTGTTGAGTTAATGGGTGTACATTATCCAAGCTCTCATATTGAAGTAGAGGTAGAGGACCGAACTGGTCTTTTGGCCGATGTCGCTACGATATTCAAAGAAGCCAAGTGTAACGTAACCAGTGTGCTTGTCCTGCCAGGGAAGCATCTTGGAAAGAAGAACCTCGTATTTCGGGTGCAGACCATTGATCCGCGCCATGTTGTTGCCAAAATTGAAGAGGCCGGTTATCGCATTGTATGGCCCAGAGAATCAGAGGGATTAGTATGA
- the acsA gene encoding acetate--CoA ligase, producing MMNKKVLPVIGTGYNMPAYEEAYNNFSWEDIEKQFTWYETGKVNMAYEAIDRHVGTPRENKVALYYSNATRDEKYTFAEMKTLSDTFGNVLRKLGIAKGDRVFIFMPRAPELYVGLLGAIKVGAIVGPLFEAFMEGAVRDRLEDSGAVAIITTPELLPRVPVSELPALKHVILVGGDGKLEEGQVSYEKEMEQASADFEIEWVDREDGLLLHYTSGSTGKPKGVFHVHNAMLQHYQTAKWVLDLREEDVYWCTADPGWVTGTSYGIFGPWLNGATNVVRGGRFSPQDWYSTIEKYKVTVWYSAPTSFRMLMSAGDEIVNKYDLSSLRHILSVGEPLNPEVVYWGMKVFDKRIHDTWWMTETGGQLICNYPSMPVKPGSMGKPFPGIVAAIIDDEGNELPPNRMGNLAIREGWPSMMRKIWNNPTKYEEYFRFEGWYVSGDSAYMDEEGYFWFQGRVDDVIMTAGERVGPFEIESKLVEHPAVAEAGVIGKPDPVRGEIIKAFIALREGYEASDELLEEIRKFVKEGFAAHAAPREIEVRDKLPKTRSGKIMRRVLKAWELGLPTGDLSTMED from the coding sequence ATGATGAATAAAAAAGTGCTTCCGGTAATTGGGACTGGCTATAACATGCCTGCTTATGAAGAGGCTTACAATAATTTTAGCTGGGAAGATATAGAGAAGCAATTTACCTGGTATGAGACAGGCAAGGTCAACATGGCGTATGAAGCGATCGACCGCCACGTCGGCACTCCCCGCGAGAATAAAGTAGCGCTTTATTACAGCAATGCAACACGCGATGAAAAATATACATTTGCAGAAATGAAAACGCTCTCTGACACATTTGGTAACGTGCTGCGCAAGCTAGGCATTGCCAAAGGTGACCGTGTGTTTATTTTCATGCCGCGCGCACCTGAACTTTATGTAGGTCTTCTAGGCGCAATTAAAGTAGGTGCGATTGTCGGACCACTTTTTGAAGCATTCATGGAGGGGGCTGTGCGCGATCGTCTTGAAGATAGTGGGGCGGTAGCAATCATTACGACGCCAGAGCTTCTTCCACGGGTACCTGTCAGTGAATTGCCGGCTCTTAAGCATGTGATTCTTGTCGGCGGAGATGGGAAGCTAGAAGAAGGACAAGTCAGCTATGAAAAAGAGATGGAGCAAGCTTCCGCTGATTTTGAAATTGAGTGGGTAGACCGTGAAGATGGGCTGCTTCTTCACTATACCTCGGGCTCAACTGGAAAGCCTAAAGGTGTTTTTCATGTTCATAATGCTATGCTTCAGCACTATCAGACAGCAAAATGGGTGCTTGATCTCCGGGAAGAGGATGTATACTGGTGCACAGCGGACCCTGGCTGGGTGACAGGAACATCCTATGGAATTTTTGGTCCGTGGTTGAACGGTGCAACAAATGTCGTACGTGGCGGACGCTTTAGTCCTCAGGATTGGTATAGCACGATTGAGAAGTATAAAGTAACCGTTTGGTACAGCGCTCCGACTTCGTTCCGGATGCTTATGAGCGCCGGAGATGAGATCGTAAACAAATACGATCTATCGAGCCTGCGTCATATCTTAAGTGTTGGAGAACCGTTGAATCCAGAAGTTGTATATTGGGGAATGAAGGTATTCGATAAACGCATCCATGATACATGGTGGATGACAGAGACCGGTGGACAGTTGATTTGCAACTATCCAAGCATGCCGGTTAAGCCAGGATCGATGGGCAAACCGTTCCCGGGCATTGTCGCTGCAATTATTGATGACGAAGGAAATGAGCTTCCACCGAATCGAATGGGGAATCTGGCCATCAGAGAGGGCTGGCCTTCAATGATGCGTAAGATCTGGAATAATCCGACCAAGTATGAAGAATATTTCCGATTTGAAGGCTGGTATGTGTCTGGAGATTCGGCTTATATGGATGAAGAAGGATACTTTTGGTTCCAAGGCCGTGTAGACGACGTTATTATGACGGCTGGAGAACGGGTCGGTCCATTTGAGATTGAGAGCAAGCTCGTGGAGCATCCTGCTGTAGCTGAAGCCGGTGTTATCGGTAAGCCTGATCCTGTCCGTGGTGAGATTATTAAGGCATTTATTGCACTGCGTGAAGGCTATGAGGCTTCGGATGAATTGCTTGAAGAGATTCGTAAGTTTGTAAAAGAAGGCTTTGCTGCACATGCGGCTCCACGCGAAATTGAAGTGCGCGATAAGCTGCCGAAGACGCGTTCCGGTAAGATCATGCGTCGCGTACTAAAAGCATGGGAACTGGGGCTTCCAACAGGCGATTTGTCTACAATGGAAGACTAG
- a CDS encoding cell division protein FtsA, with amino-acid sequence MYEENKKQIFALDIGTRSVVGLVVEPAPGGKFAVLGYEREEHEERSMLDGQIHDVVAVADVISRIKQRLEAKLSLTLHDVAVAAAGRSLHTQRIETAEEITGVGQLSRNDILTLELSAVQKAQHALAESQNTNDFTQYYCVGYSVVNYYLDGEMIGSLMDQRGKEARVEVIATFLPRMVVDSLVAALKRADLKMRALTLEPIAAINVLVPATMRRLNVALVDIGAGTSDIAITGDGTVTAYGMVPTAGDEITDALSQAYLLDFTIAEEVKRQLSVEEEITFSDILGMEYTCTREEITGQVDEDINNLATLISNRIIELNGRAPQAVMLIGGGSLTPGLPQKIAERLQLPVARVAVRGADAIQSFTDKADLSGPEFVTPLGIAVAAEKHPIKYLTVYVNEESLRIFDLKQMTVGDVLLYAGVDIKRMHGRPGLAMTVHVNGKMRIIPGSHGTSPLLLLNGEPVPLDAPVQAEDRLTFSAGQDGAPATVKPIELAQNESIDTLDVTINDTPLSLSPLLLVNGQEADWNAPLQDRDEMEIRLPSTLREVLIAAHIYTQEMEKRRLSFTVNGKPMHYDYSMYTFTVNKHKAHLDEKIRRNDAITYSQEAVQFPAIADILPLEDQTEIHTIVTFNGQTLTIPVSEMEVRLDGEPVQLTDTIRAHAAVTTEVRFKREPVFSDVFRYVNETLHATEPGKNLVITINESPASFQDPIHTGDVLEFKWE; translated from the coding sequence ATGTACGAAGAAAATAAAAAACAAATATTCGCCCTTGATATCGGTACACGCAGCGTAGTCGGACTTGTAGTAGAACCGGCTCCCGGCGGCAAGTTCGCCGTACTTGGCTATGAGCGCGAAGAACACGAAGAGCGTTCTATGCTTGATGGACAAATCCATGACGTCGTGGCTGTTGCCGATGTCATCTCGCGTATTAAGCAACGGCTAGAGGCCAAGCTTTCTCTTACGTTACACGATGTGGCCGTCGCTGCGGCAGGCCGCTCTCTCCATACGCAGCGCATCGAGACTGCCGAAGAGATTACAGGAGTTGGCCAGCTTAGCCGCAATGATATACTTACGCTTGAATTATCAGCGGTGCAAAAAGCACAGCATGCTCTGGCCGAGTCACAAAATACAAATGATTTTACCCAATATTATTGCGTTGGATACAGCGTTGTGAATTATTATCTGGATGGCGAAATGATTGGCAGCCTAATGGATCAGCGCGGCAAGGAAGCACGTGTTGAAGTAATCGCAACTTTTCTGCCTCGTATGGTTGTCGATTCGCTTGTCGCCGCCCTCAAACGAGCCGATCTGAAGATGCGCGCGCTTACGCTAGAGCCGATCGCGGCCATCAATGTCCTTGTCCCGGCTACGATGCGCAGACTTAACGTAGCGCTCGTTGATATCGGGGCAGGCACATCAGATATCGCTATTACGGGAGATGGGACAGTAACCGCCTACGGCATGGTTCCTACTGCCGGAGATGAAATTACGGATGCGCTTAGCCAAGCATACCTGCTTGACTTCACGATTGCAGAAGAGGTCAAGCGCCAATTGTCTGTGGAAGAAGAGATTACTTTCTCCGATATTCTCGGGATGGAATACACATGTACACGGGAGGAGATTACCGGACAAGTTGATGAGGATATCAATAACCTAGCCACACTGATCAGCAACCGGATTATCGAGCTGAATGGGCGAGCACCACAAGCTGTCATGCTGATTGGCGGAGGAAGTCTGACTCCTGGACTGCCGCAAAAAATAGCGGAGCGTCTCCAACTGCCTGTCGCGCGTGTAGCCGTGCGAGGTGCGGACGCAATCCAGTCGTTTACAGATAAGGCCGATCTCAGCGGACCAGAATTCGTTACACCGTTAGGCATTGCCGTAGCTGCGGAGAAACATCCTATTAAATACTTAACCGTATATGTGAACGAAGAGTCCTTACGTATTTTTGATTTGAAGCAGATGACCGTAGGTGACGTACTGCTGTATGCGGGAGTGGATATCAAACGAATGCACGGACGTCCCGGCCTTGCGATGACCGTGCATGTCAATGGAAAAATGAGGATCATCCCAGGTAGCCATGGCACATCGCCTCTCTTGCTGCTTAACGGTGAACCCGTGCCGCTAGATGCCCCGGTGCAGGCAGAAGATCGCCTAACATTCTCAGCCGGACAAGATGGCGCACCTGCTACCGTAAAACCGATTGAACTTGCCCAGAATGAAAGCATTGATACGCTTGATGTGACTATAAATGATACACCGCTCTCACTTTCTCCTCTCCTGTTGGTGAATGGACAAGAAGCGGACTGGAACGCTCCGCTGCAGGATCGGGATGAAATGGAAATTCGACTTCCCTCTACCCTACGGGAAGTACTTATAGCTGCGCACATATATACACAGGAGATGGAGAAGCGGCGTCTCTCCTTTACCGTGAATGGAAAGCCGATGCATTATGATTATTCTATGTACACTTTTACGGTAAATAAACACAAGGCACATCTTGATGAAAAAATCAGGCGTAATGATGCGATCACCTACAGTCAGGAGGCGGTGCAGTTTCCGGCCATCGCCGATATATTGCCGCTCGAAGACCAGACTGAGATTCATACCATCGTTACGTTTAACGGACAGACCCTCACCATTCCCGTAAGCGAGATGGAGGTACGTCTTGACGGCGAACCGGTTCAGCTCACAGATACCATCCGTGCACATGCAGCGGTTACCACAGAAGTACGCTTCAAGCGTGAGCCTGTATTCAGTGACGTATTCCGCTATGTAAACGAGACACTGCACGCAACCGAACCGGGAAAGAACCTTGTCATTACCATCAATGAGTCTCCTGCATCCTTTCAAGACCCGATTCACACTGGAGATGTGCTCGAATTCAAGTGGGAATAG
- a CDS encoding N-acetyltransferase — protein sequence MEHKKKYEALQIEKKAGHLLIEGPVLPQRIAALAMDEGLTAFRNPPAQKKALEEIATLPEGRVILAVHHDTIIGYVTFLYPDPMERWSEAKMEDLLELGAIEVTSRFRHQHVGEDMLELAFRGGALEEYIVFTTEYYWHWDLKGTGLDVWAYRKIMEKVMASVGLSWFATDDPEICSHPANCMMARIGSLVPLESIEAFDRIRFQNRFMY from the coding sequence ATGGAACACAAAAAAAAGTACGAAGCATTGCAAATAGAAAAGAAAGCTGGACACCTGCTTATTGAAGGACCCGTGCTGCCGCAGCGTATCGCAGCGCTTGCAATGGACGAAGGACTTACAGCCTTCCGCAATCCCCCCGCTCAGAAAAAAGCGCTGGAGGAAATTGCCACGCTTCCCGAAGGCCGTGTGATTCTAGCCGTACATCATGATACGATTATAGGATACGTAACATTTCTCTATCCCGACCCGATGGAGCGGTGGTCGGAAGCTAAGATGGAGGATTTGCTGGAGTTAGGAGCTATTGAAGTCACAAGTCGCTTTCGCCACCAGCATGTAGGTGAGGATATGCTTGAGCTCGCATTTCGCGGTGGGGCTCTAGAGGAATATATTGTTTTTACGACGGAGTACTACTGGCATTGGGATTTAAAAGGTACGGGGCTTGATGTGTGGGCCTACCGCAAAATAATGGAAAAAGTCATGGCCTCAGTGGGTCTTTCCTGGTTCGCGACTGATGACCCGGAGATTTGTTCACATCCTGCCAACTGCATGATGGCACGTATCGGAAGTCTCGTCCCGCTCGAATCTATTGAAGCATTTGATCGGATCCGTTTTCAAAATCGCTTCATGTATTAA
- the ccpA gene encoding catabolite control protein A, producing the protein MPVTIYDVAREAGVSMATVSRVVNGNPNVKPSTRKKVLAAIEQLGYRPNAVARGLASKRTTTVGVVIPDIASPFFAELARGIDDIASMYKYNIILCDSDERIERELHLTNTLLEKQVDGIVFMGREITENHMQVFTTAAVPIVLAGTKDPTGQLPSVDISHYEAGYDATKYLIEKGHKHIAMVTGPLIDPLAGMRRFDGYKKAMEEAGLSFKDSHVYNGNFRYESGLEAVDQFMSLVKQPTAIFAASDEMAVGVIHGIQDRGLRVPEDIEVIGFDNTRLAEMVRPRLTTVVQPMYDIGAVAMRLLTKYMNNEKVENHIVLLPHRIEERQSTKAQDSGQTEKEAE; encoded by the coding sequence TTGCCAGTTACAATTTATGATGTGGCAAGAGAAGCGGGCGTTTCAATGGCAACCGTTTCTCGTGTCGTTAATGGAAATCCGAATGTAAAGCCTTCCACAAGGAAGAAGGTACTTGCCGCAATTGAGCAGTTGGGGTATCGCCCAAATGCAGTGGCAAGAGGACTTGCAAGCAAGCGTACGACAACGGTTGGCGTAGTCATTCCGGATATCGCAAGCCCGTTTTTCGCGGAACTAGCGCGTGGGATTGATGATATCGCCAGCATGTATAAATACAACATTATTTTATGTGATTCAGATGAGCGTATCGAACGTGAGCTGCACTTAACCAATACGCTCCTAGAGAAGCAGGTGGACGGTATCGTATTTATGGGCCGTGAAATTACCGAGAATCACATGCAGGTATTTACCACGGCGGCTGTGCCGATTGTACTTGCAGGCACGAAGGACCCGACCGGACAGCTTCCGTCCGTCGATATTAGCCATTACGAAGCGGGCTATGATGCCACGAAGTATCTAATTGAGAAGGGCCATAAGCATATTGCTATGGTCACAGGTCCGCTTATTGATCCGCTGGCAGGCATGCGGCGTTTTGATGGGTATAAGAAAGCGATGGAAGAAGCAGGATTGTCATTTAAAGACAGTCATGTATACAATGGGAACTTCCGTTATGAATCCGGTTTGGAAGCTGTAGACCAGTTCATGTCGTTGGTAAAACAGCCGACAGCGATATTTGCGGCGAGTGACGAGATGGCAGTCGGTGTCATTCATGGCATTCAGGATCGTGGCCTGCGCGTGCCGGAAGATATAGAAGTGATTGGCTTTGATAACACTCGCCTCGCTGAAATGGTGCGACCGCGTCTGACAACGGTCGTGCAGCCGATGTATGATATCGGTGCGGTAGCCATGCGTCTGCTAACCAAATATATGAACAATGAAAAGGTGGAGAACCATATCGTGCTTCTGCCGCATCGCATCGAGGAGAGGCAGTCTACGAAAGCACAAGACAGCGGCCAAACAGAAAAAGAAGCGGAATAA
- a CDS encoding acetoin utilization protein AcuC, giving the protein MKIKTAFIYSDDYLEYHFNDDHPFNQKRLAMTLDLLRMMNLVEDEEIVAPRMATDDELALVHDRQYIEVVKECGHANQEVAIASSFGLGTEDCPIFPNMHEATALAVGGTLRAADLVMSGEYRHAVNLAGGLHHGFRGRASGFCIYNDCSVAIAYLRQKYDARVLYIDTDAHHGDGVQWAFYDDPNVLTLSFHETGKYLFPGTGNITERGDGQGYGFSVNVPLDAFTEDDSWLEAYHGVLPTVARGFKPDVILTQNGCDSHTFDPLTHLSASMRIYQEIPKLARELADELCDGRLIATGGGGYDIWRVVPRAWSLLWAELSGRSITDNISIPTAWIEKYQGESPVQLAPTMLDPEGLFPAIPRREEIATKNQKTIEKALLYCPRG; this is encoded by the coding sequence ATGAAGATAAAAACAGCTTTTATTTATAGCGATGATTATTTGGAATACCATTTTAACGACGACCACCCTTTTAACCAAAAAAGGCTAGCTATGACACTGGATTTGCTTCGGATGATGAATCTAGTCGAAGATGAGGAAATCGTCGCACCCCGCATGGCAACCGATGATGAATTGGCACTTGTTCATGATCGACAATATATCGAAGTAGTAAAAGAATGCGGACACGCAAACCAGGAGGTCGCCATTGCCTCAAGCTTCGGCCTTGGCACAGAAGACTGCCCCATCTTTCCCAATATGCATGAAGCTACAGCACTTGCTGTCGGCGGCACCCTGCGTGCCGCCGACCTAGTCATGTCCGGTGAATATCGTCATGCCGTAAACCTAGCGGGCGGCCTGCACCACGGATTCCGTGGACGAGCCTCAGGCTTCTGCATCTACAATGACTGCTCAGTTGCCATCGCTTATTTGCGTCAGAAATATGATGCACGCGTTCTCTATATTGATACCGATGCCCATCACGGGGATGGCGTGCAGTGGGCATTTTATGATGATCCGAATGTGCTGACGCTCTCGTTCCACGAAACTGGAAAGTACTTATTTCCTGGGACCGGAAATATTACAGAGCGTGGGGACGGGCAAGGCTACGGCTTCTCCGTCAATGTACCGCTTGATGCGTTTACGGAAGATGACTCTTGGCTAGAAGCGTATCATGGTGTTCTGCCAACCGTAGCTAGAGGATTTAAGCCCGATGTGATTCTTACACAAAATGGCTGTGATTCACATACATTCGACCCGCTTACTCATCTCTCCGCTTCCATGCGCATCTATCAAGAAATACCAAAGCTCGCACGCGAGCTGGCGGACGAGCTGTGTGACGGACGTCTTATCGCAACAGGCGGCGGCGGATACGATATCTGGCGCGTCGTGCCTAGAGCTTGGAGCCTGCTCTGGGCAGAATTATCCGGAAGAAGCATTACAGACAATATTTCGATTCCTACAGCTTGGATCGAAAAGTATCAAGGCGAAAGCCCTGTTCAGCTCGCTCCTACCATGCTTGATCCTGAAGGGTTATTTCCTGCGATTCCACGCCGGGAGGAGATCGCAACTAAAAATCAAAAAACCATCGAAAAAGCGCTTCTCTACTGCCCACGTGGGTAG
- a CDS encoding 5'-methylthioadenosine/adenosylhomocysteine nucleosidase, with amino-acid sequence MRIGIIGAMDEEIALYKDGMNLTRETSKAGITYYEGQWEDKEVVLCKCGVGKVNASVCTQILLDAFGVDAVIFTGVAGALHPDLEIGDIVVATDCQHHDMDVTALGFPRGVIPFTEISVFDADEKLVSAAVKASEQVTSGKTMTGRILSGDQFIANRDTVRELYETMQGMCTEMEGAAVAQVCVMNGVPFVVIRSMSDKADGSAHVNFPEFTKLASQRSYEIVKKMLVHI; translated from the coding sequence ATGAGAATCGGAATTATTGGAGCGATGGACGAGGAAATAGCCTTGTATAAGGATGGAATGAATCTTACGCGCGAGACATCCAAGGCAGGTATTACGTATTATGAAGGCCAATGGGAAGATAAAGAGGTTGTATTGTGCAAGTGTGGTGTCGGCAAAGTAAACGCCAGTGTATGCACGCAAATTCTGCTTGATGCTTTTGGAGTAGATGCCGTCATCTTCACCGGTGTGGCCGGTGCGCTGCATCCTGACCTGGAGATTGGTGATATTGTCGTAGCGACAGATTGCCAGCACCATGACATGGATGTAACAGCACTGGGTTTTCCGCGTGGCGTGATTCCGTTTACAGAGATTTCCGTATTTGATGCTGATGAGAAGCTGGTAAGCGCTGCGGTAAAGGCAAGCGAGCAGGTAACATCCGGTAAGACAATGACCGGACGCATTCTCTCAGGAGACCAGTTTATCGCCAACCGTGATACGGTACGTGAATTATATGAGACCATGCAGGGGATGTGCACGGAGATGGAGGGAGCGGCGGTAGCACAAGTATGTGTTATGAATGGAGTGCCATTCGTCGTGATTCGTTCGATGTCGGATAAGGCAGACGGTTCTGCACATGTCAATTTCCCAGAGTTTACAAAGCTTGCTTCGCAGCGATCGTATGAAATTGTTAAGAAGATGCTCGTACACATCTAA
- a CDS encoding bifunctional 3-deoxy-7-phosphoheptulonate synthase/chorismate mutase — MSNEKLEQLRSDLDSVNLQILELINRRAELVQEIGKVKLKQGINRFDPERERAMLNLIIENNQGPFEDGTIQHLFKQIFKASLELQKDNHSKALLVSRKKKQENTVVTLGAARVGGDEPVLVAGPCSVESYEQVRKVGETLKANGITLLRGGAFKPRTSPYDFQGLGEEGLKILRQVADEFDLKVVSEIVTPGDIEMATHYVDVIQIGARNMQNFELLKAAGRVKTPVLLKRGLAATIEEFIHAAEYIVSGGNDQVMLCERGIRTYEKATRNTLDISAVPILKQETHLPVFVDVTHSTGRRDILLPTAKAALAVGADGVMIEVHPDPDVALSDAKQQINIPQFNEFVTKLRESGLYKVSAPVV, encoded by the coding sequence ATGAGCAACGAAAAGTTAGAGCAGCTTCGCAGCGATCTCGATTCAGTCAATCTGCAGATTCTGGAGCTGATTAACAGACGAGCTGAGCTGGTGCAAGAAATCGGAAAGGTGAAGCTTAAGCAAGGTATTAACCGTTTCGATCCTGAGCGGGAACGCGCTATGTTAAACTTGATTATCGAGAATAATCAGGGCCCGTTTGAAGATGGAACCATTCAGCACCTGTTCAAGCAAATCTTCAAGGCATCTCTTGAGTTGCAGAAAGATAATCATAGCAAAGCGCTCCTCGTAAGTCGTAAGAAGAAGCAGGAGAATACCGTAGTCACACTTGGAGCGGCGCGCGTAGGTGGCGACGAGCCAGTTCTGGTCGCAGGTCCGTGTTCTGTAGAATCGTACGAGCAAGTACGTAAAGTAGGCGAGACACTTAAAGCGAACGGAATTACGCTGTTAAGAGGCGGAGCATTTAAACCACGTACGTCTCCATACGACTTCCAGGGTCTTGGTGAAGAAGGTCTAAAAATTCTGCGTCAGGTAGCTGATGAGTTCGACTTAAAAGTTGTCAGTGAGATCGTCACACCGGGTGATATTGAGATGGCGACCCACTACGTCGATGTCATTCAGATCGGTGCTCGTAATATGCAGAATTTTGAACTATTAAAAGCAGCCGGCCGTGTAAAAACACCGGTTTTATTAAAACGTGGCCTTGCAGCCACCATCGAAGAGTTTATTCATGCCGCAGAGTATATTGTATCGGGCGGTAATGATCAGGTGATGCTCTGTGAGCGTGGTATTCGCACATATGAGAAAGCGACCCGTAATACGCTTGATATTTCAGCTGTACCTATTCTAAAGCAGGAAACGCATTTACCGGTATTCGTAGATGTTACACATTCGACAGGACGCCGTGATATTCTGCTTCCGACAGCGAAAGCCGCGTTGGCTGTAGGTGCGGACGGAGTAATGATCGAAGTGCATCCAGACCCGGATGTGGCGTTATCTGACGCTAAGCAGCAGATTAATATTCCGCAGTTCAACGAATTCGTAACAAAACTACGTGAATCCGGTCTGTATAAAGTAAGCGCACCGGTAGTATAG
- a CDS encoding DUF4017 family protein yields the protein MNMRYWLVPILLYAAVCLIGMTAPASEGYDAVAWKLFVSQVVAIPVLLVASVLSFYVKKKQAIR from the coding sequence ATGAATATGAGATATTGGCTTGTTCCTATCTTGTTATATGCTGCTGTTTGTTTAATCGGGATGACAGCCCCTGCCTCTGAAGGATATGATGCGGTTGCTTGGAAGTTATTTGTTTCTCAAGTCGTTGCTATTCCTGTATTACTCGTAGCCTCTGTACTTTCTTTCTATGTGAAAAAGAAACAGGCGATCAGATAA